In the Acidovorax sp. A79 genome, one interval contains:
- a CDS encoding IPTL-CTERM sorting domain-containing protein, with protein sequence MFASGTTSYTASVPFTTTSLTAMPTVADATASVTVNGVAVTSGNASGAIALAVGSNTITTVVTAQDGTTTSTYTATVTRSAASGNNQLGALSLSSGTLAPVFASGTTGYTASVGNATTSLTVTPTVADATASVTVNGVATTSGNASGAIALNVGSNTITVTVTAQNGTPLSYTVTVTRAGSSNADLSALSLSSGTLAPVFAAGTTSYTASVSNATTSLTVTPTVAAGTSSVTVNGVATTSGNASGAIALNVGSNTLTTVVTAQDGTTTKTYTVTVTRAASSNAELSALSLSSGTLSPVFAAGTTGYVASIAAGTSSLTVTPTAAAGTSSITVNGVAVTSGAVSGAIAMNPGSNTVTIVVTAQNGATKSYTVTITRALPSSDADLSALSLSSGTLAPAFAAGTTSYTASVGNATTSLTVTPTVADATASVTVNGVATTSGNASGAIALAVGANTVTTVVTAQDGTTTKTYTVTVTRAGSGDANLSALALSGGSISPAFAPSTTGYTMLIAAATTSITVTPTVNEPNAAVTVNGVAVASGNASGAIAMNTGANTVTVVVTAQNGTTKTYTVTVTRAVSSNNDLGALLLSSGTLSPVFSAAQQNYTATVPDSSITVTPTVADGSASVMVNGVATPSGNASAPIALNVGNNVVTVQVTAQSGSTKNYTVTVMRSRPTTATGISPTGGGTVNASLSGPAGCGFDQANFIPRTGGAGSPPSGGTAGYVFPQGLFDVIVGGCPNGAAVTITLTYPLPFPSGAVYMKYGPTPGQGAPHWYPFPGATITGNTVTLVLTDGGLGDDDLALNGAIPDPGGVALAAASTGIPTLSRWGVLLLSLMLAAIAVLWTGAPSREQLVLIARTSEVSLKRRYRDEDRQTED encoded by the coding sequence GTGTTCGCCTCGGGCACCACCTCCTACACGGCCAGCGTGCCCTTCACTACAACATCGCTCACCGCCATGCCCACCGTGGCCGACGCCACTGCCAGCGTCACCGTCAACGGGGTCGCTGTCACCAGCGGCAATGCGTCGGGGGCCATTGCGTTGGCAGTGGGCTCCAACACGATTACCACCGTCGTGACCGCCCAGGACGGCACCACGACCAGCACCTACACCGCCACGGTCACCCGCAGTGCTGCGTCGGGCAACAACCAGCTGGGCGCGCTGTCGCTTTCAAGCGGGACCCTGGCCCCGGTGTTTGCCTCGGGCACCACCGGCTACACGGCCAGCGTGGGCAATGCCACCACGTCGCTGACCGTCACTCCGACCGTGGCCGACGCCACTGCGAGCGTGACCGTCAATGGCGTGGCCACCACCAGCGGCAACGCCTCGGGCGCGATTGCGCTGAACGTCGGCAGCAACACCATCACCGTCACCGTCACCGCGCAGAACGGCACGCCGCTAAGCTACACCGTGACCGTGACCCGGGCCGGGTCGTCCAATGCCGACTTGTCTGCGCTGTCGCTGTCCAGCGGCACCTTGGCGCCTGTGTTTGCAGCTGGCACCACCAGCTACACGGCCAGCGTCAGCAACGCCACCACCTCGCTCACCGTGACCCCGACCGTGGCCGCCGGTACCTCCAGCGTCACCGTGAACGGTGTGGCCACGACCAGCGGCAATGCCTCGGGCGCGATTGCGCTGAATGTGGGCAGCAACACCCTGACCACGGTCGTTACGGCCCAGGACGGCACCACGACCAAGACGTATACCGTCACCGTGACCCGTGCCGCGTCGTCCAACGCTGAGTTGTCTGCGCTGAGCCTCTCTAGCGGCACTTTGAGCCCGGTGTTCGCGGCGGGCACGACGGGCTATGTCGCCTCCATCGCGGCCGGCACCTCCAGCCTTACCGTCACCCCCACCGCGGCCGCTGGCACCTCCAGCATCACCGTCAACGGGGTGGCTGTCACCAGCGGGGCCGTCTCGGGTGCCATCGCGATGAACCCGGGCAGTAACACGGTCACCATCGTCGTCACCGCCCAGAACGGCGCGACCAAAAGCTACACCGTGACCATCACGCGCGCGCTGCCTTCGAGTGACGCTGATCTGTCTGCGCTGTCCTTGTCCAGTGGCACCTTGGCGCCTGCCTTTGCCGCTGGCACCACCAGCTACACGGCCAGCGTCGGCAACGCCACCACCTCACTCACCGTGACGCCAACCGTGGCCGATGCCACTGCCAGCGTCACAGTGAACGGGGTGGCCACCACCAGCGGCAATGCCTCGGGCGCGATTGCGCTGGCGGTGGGTGCCAACACCGTTACCACCGTCGTGACAGCGCAGGACGGCACCACCACCAAGACCTACACGGTGACGGTGACGCGGGCGGGATCGGGCGACGCCAACCTGTCGGCCCTGGCCTTGTCGGGCGGCAGCATCAGCCCGGCGTTTGCGCCGAGCACCACGGGCTACACGATGTTGATCGCGGCCGCGACCACCAGCATCACCGTCACGCCGACGGTCAATGAACCGAACGCAGCGGTGACGGTCAACGGCGTTGCCGTGGCCAGCGGCAATGCCTCCGGCGCCATCGCCATGAACACCGGTGCGAACACCGTCACGGTCGTGGTCACCGCGCAGAATGGCACCACCAAGACCTACACGGTCACCGTGACGCGTGCGGTCTCGTCGAATAACGACCTGGGCGCATTGTTGTTGTCGAGCGGCACCCTGAGCCCGGTATTCAGCGCGGCCCAGCAGAACTACACCGCTACCGTGCCCGACAGCTCTATCACCGTCACCCCCACCGTGGCCGATGGCAGTGCGAGTGTCATGGTCAACGGCGTTGCCACGCCCAGCGGCAACGCGTCGGCCCCCATTGCGCTGAACGTCGGCAACAACGTGGTCACTGTGCAAGTGACCGCCCAGAGCGGCTCCACCAAAAACTACACGGTCACCGTGATGCGTTCCCGCCCCACCACGGCGACGGGCATCAGCCCCACCGGAGGCGGTACGGTGAATGCCAGCCTGTCGGGGCCGGCTGGCTGCGGTTTTGACCAGGCGAATTTCATCCCTCGCACGGGAGGCGCGGGCTCGCCGCCTTCCGGGGGCACGGCCGGGTATGTGTTTCCCCAGGGCTTATTCGATGTGATCGTCGGAGGTTGCCCCAACGGTGCCGCCGTGACCATCACGCTGACTTATCCGCTGCCGTTCCCATCCGGCGCCGTGTACATGAAATACGGCCCTACGCCGGGCCAGGGTGCTCCCCACTGGTACCCGTTCCCCGGAGCGACGATCACCGGCAACACAGTCACGCTGGTACTTACGGATGGCGGCTTGGGGGATGATGATCTAGCGCTGAATGGCGCTATCCCGGATCCGGGCGGTGTGGCACTGGCCGCGGCCTCTACAGGGATTCCAACGCTTTCCCGGTGGGGTGTGCTGTTGTTGTCCTTGATGC
- a CDS encoding IS481 family transposase: protein MNSHKHARLTAAGRALLVSRVLDEGWCVTAAAQAMGVSCRTGFKWLARFRAEGTAGLCDRSSRPHHSPTACRPEQVSQFELHRRQRLPLWRIARECGRSLSTVARHMARLGLSRLSALQPPVPVCRYERASPGELLHIDTKRLGRIQGVGHRITGQRQHRNRGIGWDAVHLAIDDHSRVSFARVLGDETAPSCVQFLRQAVDYYASLGVRIERVMTDNGAGYKNTFGAACQELGIRHIRTRPYTPKTNGKAERFVQTSLREWAYARPYESSAQRQAALQPFIDGYNWCRPHSALNHQPPISRIPAMNNLLRINS, encoded by the coding sequence ATGAACAGTCATAAGCATGCCCGCTTGACGGCTGCGGGTCGAGCCCTGCTGGTCAGCAGGGTATTGGACGAAGGCTGGTGCGTGACAGCGGCCGCCCAGGCCATGGGCGTGAGCTGCCGCACCGGGTTCAAGTGGCTGGCCCGCTTCAGGGCCGAAGGCACAGCAGGGCTGTGTGATCGAAGCTCGCGACCGCATCACAGCCCCACAGCTTGCCGCCCCGAACAGGTGAGCCAGTTCGAACTGCACCGCCGACAACGCCTGCCGTTGTGGCGCATCGCCCGCGAGTGCGGCCGCAGCCTGTCCACCGTGGCCCGGCACATGGCCCGCCTGGGCTTGAGCCGCTTGAGCGCCTTGCAACCGCCCGTGCCCGTGTGCCGCTATGAGCGGGCCAGCCCTGGCGAGTTGCTGCACATCGACACCAAGCGCCTGGGACGCATCCAGGGCGTGGGCCACCGAATCACGGGCCAGCGCCAGCACCGCAACCGAGGCATCGGCTGGGACGCCGTGCATCTGGCCATCGACGATCACTCCCGGGTCTCCTTCGCCCGGGTGTTGGGCGATGAGACGGCCCCGAGCTGCGTGCAGTTCCTGCGCCAGGCCGTGGACTACTACGCCAGCCTGGGCGTGCGCATCGAGCGCGTCATGACCGACAACGGCGCGGGCTACAAGAACACCTTCGGGGCAGCCTGCCAGGAACTGGGCATCCGGCACATCCGAACACGGCCCTACACGCCCAAGACCAACGGCAAGGCCGAGCGCTTCGTGCAGACCAGTTTGCGCGAATGGGCCTATGCCAGACCCTACGAGAGTTCAGCCCAGCGCCAAGCTGCATTGCAGCCATTCATTGACGGCTACAACTGGTGTCGACCACACTCCGCTCTCAACCATCAGCCGCCCATCAGCCGCATTCCGGCCATGAACAACCTCCTGAGAATCAACAGCTAG